GGTGGCCGGAGCTCTGACGCGATGAGGCTTTCTGGCGAAGTTTTGGtgttcatttttaatataaggaGCGGTACTCGCCGGACAAAAGCGAGGCGCCGCCGGAGGACGAGGCGGTTGGTTAACGACCGTGGTGGAGAGAGCTAAACGAATTCCCCCGCGCTGATCGAACCAATTGTAAGGGTTTCTTACAGAAATTGAGATTTGCGTGGGAAAGTAAATGGGCCGTGGTTCGGCCCAACAAGACCATAAAAGATTTGCGTGGGAAAGTAAATGGGCCGTGGTTCGGCCCAACAAGATCAGAAAAGATTTGAATGGGAACAACGAATTTCCCgtctttatttaaatttgaaggttACACCATTTATTAAACAGAGCAGCCATAGCCTTAGTGTAAGCGTAGCCATTTAGAAAGACCTTTGATTGTTGCAATCCAAGTTGTTGCCATAGCCGATGCCCAACAAGTCACAGTACCTTTTGTAAAACCCAATTCTATCAGCAACTCTGCTATCGGCACCACGCCCACACTCGAGCCCACCATTGATGATGTTGGTGATGACACCATACCCAGGCACTCTCCCGGCAGCGCTGTCGGCGGCCGAAGGCTGCCATCTCCCAGTGATAACATCATGGCACGATGGCTTGTTTCCTTGTGGTGTCATCCAGAACCAAATGGCTGTCTTGAATGCAACAATCGCATCCGTGGCTACCAAATCAGGGTTGCCTagcaaattcaaatttagcGCCCTACCCGCTGGCCCGTAGTTGTAGTTACTACAAAACGTTTGATAATTTCACGAATTAGGATTAGAATCTCAGAATTTTGATAANNNNNNNNNNNNNNNNNNNNNNNNNNNNNNNNNNNNNNNNNNNNNNNNNNNNNNNNNNNNNNNNNNNNNNNNNNNNNNNNNNNNNNNNNNNNNNNNNNNNNNNNNNNNNNNNNNNNNNNNNNNNNNNNNNNNNNNNNNNNNNNNNNNNNNNNNNNNNNNNNNNNNNNNNNNNNNNNNNNNNNNNNNNNNNNNNNNNNNNNNNNNNNNNNNNNNNNNNNNNNNNNNNNNNNNNNNNNNNNNNNNNNNNNNNNNNNNNNNNNNNNNNNNNNNNNNNNNNNNNNNNNNNNNNNNNNNNNNNNNNNNNNNNNNNNNNNNNNNNNNNNNNNNNNNNNNNNNNNNNNNNNNNNNNNNNNNNNNNNNNNNNNNNNNNNNNNNNNNNNNNNNNNNNNNNNNNNNNNNNNNNNNNNNNNNNNNNNNNNNNNNNNNNNNNNNNNNNNNNNNNNNNNNNNNNNNNNNNNNNNNNNNNNNNNNNNNNNNNNNNNNNNNNNNNNNNNNNNNNNNNNNNNNNNNNNNNNNNNNNNNNNNNNNNNNNNNNNNNNNNNNNNNNNNNNNNNNNNNNNNNNNNNNNNNNNNNNNNNNNNNNNNNNNNNNNNNNNNNNNNNNNNNNNNNNNNNNNNNNNNNNNNNNNNNNNNNNNNNNNNNNNNNNNNNNNNNNNNNNNNNNNNNNNNNNNNNNNNNNNNNNNNNNNNNNNNNNNNNNNNNNNNNNNNNNNNNNNNNNNNNNNNNNNNNNNNNNNNNNNNNNNNNNNNNNNNNNNNNNNNNNNNNNNNNNNNNNNNNNNNNNNNNNNNNNNNNNNNNNNNNNNNNNNNNNNNNNNNNNNNNNNNNNNNNNNNNNNNNNNNNNNNNNNNNNNNNNNNNNNNNNNNNNNNNNNNNNNNNNNNNNNNNNNNNNNNNNNNNNNNNNNNNNNNNNNNNNNNNNNNNNNNNNNNNNNNNNNNNNNNNN
This window of the Cucurbita pepo subsp. pepo cultivar mu-cu-16 unplaced genomic scaffold, ASM280686v2 Cp4.1_scaffold002140, whole genome shotgun sequence genome carries:
- the LOC111786613 gene encoding endochitinase-like, with amino-acid sequence YQTFCSNYNYGPAGRALNLNLLGNPDLVATDAIVAFKTAIWFWMTPQGNKPSCHDVITGRWQPSAADSAAGRVPGYGVITNIINGGLECGRGADSRVADRIGFYKRYCDLLGIGYGNNLDCNNQRSF